A region of the Chryseobacterium cucumeris genome:
TTCTGTACATAGATATTCTTGTCGGATATTTTGTCTGCAATTACCGTGAATGTTTTTCCATTTTCTAATTTTAATGACGCTTTCGGGAATTGTGGTGCTCCGATGGCATATACAGGTTTCCCAGGTGTCACAGGATAGAATCCTAATGATGAGAAAATATACCATGCTGACATTTGACCGCAGTCTTCATTATTCACAATTCCATCCGGCTTGGCTGCATACATATTGTCACGGATATATTTTACCATTTTCTGAGTCTTGTAAGGGCTTCCTGCATAATTGTACAGGTATGGAACATGATGACCCGGTTCATCCCCGAATCCTAAAGATCCGATGAATCCTGAGATATCTACGTGCTGCTCTCCTTCCATATGAAGCGCTTCTGTAAAGGTTTTATCCAGTTTTTCTTCAAATCCTTTTTTCCCTCCGTACAGATTCATCATTTCGTCAATCTGATGAGGAACAAAGAAATCATAGGCCCAGATGTTTCCGGAAACCCAGTGTGGCTGAAGTTTTTTCCAATCGTTAAGGGTGAAATCTGCTAAGAATTTACCGTCTTTTTGTCTTGGCCAGAAGTGGTTATTTTCTTTGTTGAAGGTATTCAGGAAGTTCATAGAACGTTTTTTATACACTTCCGATTCTTCTTTTTTGCCTAATTTTTCCGCAAGCTGTTGAATACACCAGTCGTCATATGAATATTCCAATGTTGCGGAAACAGAAGCTCCGTTTTCTGAAGGCGTATATCCTAATTTAATATAGTCGTTAAGACCTCCGCCTCCATCACTGCTGCTCATTTTATCTGTTAAAGAAGCATCTTTCATCGCAGCAAATGCTTTTTCGGCATCAATACCCGGAACTCCTTTGGAAATAGCATCCCAGATTACCGAAGCACTGTGATAACCCAGCATACAGAAGTTATCATATCCGCAAAGCTCCCAGATCGGCATATGATCTTTACGATCTGTATATCTGCTGATCAGGGAATTGGCAAATTCTTTTGTATGCTTCTGATCCATAATGGTCAATAGCGGGTGCGTTGCTCTGAATCCGTCCCAGTAAGAATACGTACTGTAGTTGGTGAACCATTTGGTATTCATGTTTTCCTGAGCGGCCACATAGTCTCCATTCACGTCCATGTATAAATTTGGTGCTATGAAGGTATGGTAAACTCCCGTGTAGAAAATTTTTCTCTGGCTCTCTGTACCTCCTGTCACCTGGAATCTTCCGATCAGATCTCTCCAGGTCTTTTGAGCGGTTTCTTTTGCTTTGGCAAAGTCAACATTTGTTGCTTCGGTATCAAAATTTTCCTGTGCATTTTCTGTACTCACCGGAGATAATGATACTTTTACTTCAATACTTTCCTGATCTTCGGTTGAAAATCTTACAAAAGCTTTAGCATCTTTGGCAAGGGCAATTTTTTCATCATTTTTGATTTTTCCGTCAGCATAAACACCGTAAGACTTAAACGGTTTGGAAAACTCCATCACGAAGTAAGCAAACCGTT
Encoded here:
- a CDS encoding GH92 family glycosyl hydrolase, whose product is MKKELLICFFTTLMSVASAQQNKNDVLSWVDPFIGTGGHGHTFPGATTPFGMIQLSPDQNTKSGDWDWCSGYHYSSKTIMGFSHNHLSGTGWADLGDILVMPTVGQVKMVPGSEDKPETGYRSKFTHDKEIASPGYYSVMLDSYGIKAELTASPRVGFHKYTFPKSSEANIIIDPTNKIFGNIYHTLVSVEGNNKIKGYCYSNGWGGKRFAYFVMEFSKPFKSYGVYADGKIKNDEKIALAKDAKAFVRFSTEDQESIEVKVSLSPVSTENAQENFDTEATNVDFAKAKETAQKTWRDLIGRFQVTGGTESQRKIFYTGVYHTFIAPNLYMDVNGDYVAAQENMNTKWFTNYSTYSYWDGFRATHPLLTIMDQKHTKEFANSLISRYTDRKDHMPIWELCGYDNFCMLGYHSASVIWDAISKGVPGIDAEKAFAAMKDASLTDKMSSSDGGGGLNDYIKLGYTPSENGASVSATLEYSYDDWCIQQLAEKLGKKEESEVYKKRSMNFLNTFNKENNHFWPRQKDGKFLADFTLNDWKKLQPHWVSGNIWAYDFFVPHQIDEMMNLYGGKKGFEEKLDKTFTEALHMEGEQHVDISGFIGSLGFGDEPGHHVPYLYNYAGSPYKTQKMVKYIRDNMYAAKPDGIVNNEDCGQMSAWYIFSSLGFYPVTPGKPVYAIGAPQFPKASLKLENGKTFTVIADKISDKNIYVQKMFLNGKEYKSWELNHSDIMNGGELRFVMGSKPVK